One Aquarana catesbeiana isolate 2022-GZ linkage group LG06, ASM4218655v1, whole genome shotgun sequence genomic region harbors:
- the LOC141146960 gene encoding uncharacterized protein, with amino-acid sequence METIFTVRALLPHNCFMVSLDLRDAYLHVPIAEASQRFLRLAVDVGGTTVHLQFQALPFGLFSSPRIFTKVLAEVMAFLRLQGISVIAYLDDLLLFAACPVQLVKGLGWLLNLEKSSLIPSQRITYLGNLLDSTLLRVFLPAEKVLQKGATGPPCSGAVGQLVRHGLCKQTGRHEKRSPFGLSIRHSELGRDPHSLTLSSLPERRKECDSRLSQPNQAERGQLDPQPGGFQSHFREMGSSRSRSVRVKKQCESPMFFLPKQRRGSTGGRRIDPELAFQNLLCLPAPGVIARTSQEVPDGKHVPDSSSTTLAKEGLVLSTQAASGQTSLIPATSRGPPLTGPSPLSTGTPMAVSGLATEEGILRSKGFSEKLISTLLNSRKKETRQIYKKVWVRFNEWCVEGSFAVHSPTAVLEFLQCGADRGLSISTLKGQVSALSAYLEKHLATNPGGGQIL; translated from the coding sequence ATGGagacaattttcacagtcagagccctgcTACCCCACAACTGCTTTATGGTGTCGCTGGACCTAAGGGACGCTTATCTACACGTCCCTATAGCAGAAGCTtcgcagaggtttcttcggctagcaGTAGACgtaggtggaacaacggtacatctacagtttcaggcgctgccattCGGGCTATTCTCctcgccccgcatcttcaccaaggttTTGGCGGAAGTTatggcctttcttcggctccagggaatatcagtgatagcatatctggacgacctgctcctatttgcagcgtgCCCAGTACAGTTAGTCAAAGGTCTAGGGTGGCTactgaacttggagaaatccagtttgattccctcacAACGCATCACGTACTTAGGCAATCTGTTGGACTCAACactactgagagtgtttcttccagcagaaaaagtacttcaaaaaggagctacagggccaccatgttcaggtgcggtcggacaactcgtccgccatggcctatgtaaacaaacagggcggcacgagaagcggagtccttttggccttagcatcagacattctgaactgggccgagacccacactctctcactctcagcagtcttcctgagaggagaaaagaatgtgatagcagactttctcagccgaaccaaGCTGAGAGAGGGCaattggatcctcaaccaggaggttttcaatctcatttcagagaaatggggtcctccagaagtagatctgttcgcgtcaagaaacaATGCGAAAGCCccatgttttttctccctaaacagaggagAGGGAGCACGgggggtcgacgcattgatccagaactggcatttcagaatctgctatgccttcccgcccccggTGTTATTGCCCGCActtctcaggaagttccagatggaaaacacgtccctgattctagtagcaccacattggccaaggagggcttggttctcagtactcaagcagctagcggtcaaacctcccttattcctgccacctcaaGAGgacctcctctcacagggcccagtcctctgtccacaggtacaccaatggcagttagcggcctggctactgaggagggtatattaagatcgAAGGGGTTTTCTGAGAAAttgatctccaccctcctcaacagcaggaagaaggaaacacgccagatctATAAGaaggtctgggtacgtttcaatgaatggtgtgtAGAAGGCTCTTTTGCGGTACAcagtcccacagctgtgttggaatttcttcagtgcggggcagacaggGGTTTATCCATTAGTACCCTTAAAGGGCAGGTGTCAGCACTGAGTGCTTATTTAGAAaaacatctggccaccaaccctggtggtggtcagattctttaa